Genomic DNA from Triticum dicoccoides isolate Atlit2015 ecotype Zavitan chromosome 4B, WEW_v2.0, whole genome shotgun sequence:
CGTATCCAgccgctccaagctcgtgaccatccgatgtggatgtattcgggtctcgatgacaccactcggattcacccggaggaggtcgacgaggctACGTTGGAGGGGTGGTTGTCAAGTATCACAGgggacaaagacaacccccgaggagccaggaggattcctccactcgaccaatcgtaTGAAGTAGATAAGGTCCGATTATGCATCTCTGACTGTGGCcttgctttcttcattctgtttgcttgaaatcaatcgactgacttttgtcttgtttgttgtcttctaggccaccactaagatgtactcgatgcccaacggggcgcaagaacaggccaaggagggagaggcgagcagaggtgaaagtgaggaggagtggcaatctgatggtgagggggaagaggatgacgacgggtccagtgaagaggaggaggaggaagtcgatcctcctcgcacggaaaggtgatccaagctcacccacgacccCGCGAGCGAGCGTGGCAAAGCGACTGCGCCCGTTGGGCAATCGTCAAAGCGCCCTCGGGCGGCTTCTCCGGCGCTGACTGAAAAAGTGCCGAAGCATCCACGAGCGGCgccatcaaagccgccgaaggccttgcccaagatgagaatggccattcccaccatttctgggtaacagcagaacttgtgttttctcgtttagcacggacgaactcttggtcgactcattgactaaccgactggtttctgaaatctgcagtgctactacctccgagacctccgccaagaatgaagaccaggaaatggaagacgctgccacctccaaccttggtacgctctctgtagtttcacttttggtcgattggattttcgatttcaactttggatttttcctgtaGTTCCTCCTCATGTcatcgatctccctgatgatgacgatgaggcgccACTGAGGCCGAGGAGGAATAGAAAGGTGCCGGCTGGCAAGACTACTCAGACTGCATCAGTGCCTGAGACATTGGTTCAAGATGGTGGCAATATCACTCAGAATtccgtgtccttcgctgtgccgctgacgagtgcccggcCTTCGTCATCGACTGCTGACCCGCCCTCCCCTTTCGCCACACATCACGTCctagaggaccaagcgggtgctgctaaggaggctatacgccaggcggggatcatgatggagcaggtgaaggtgatccgggaagccaggcaagtggcctatgatgctagctcagcccttcagagcaatgtccaggttagttggtcactgcttgttctattaggatatgctatctgaagactttctttccgaagatctttgtatctgtacacccactgggtgtgtcgattgaatttttggattggtgggggcacgctgagtgcacccactgggtgtagtccccgagactatgctgGACTGTTGGTAGTcacctgtagtctttgtattttgaatttcttcactctaacttcttcactcggtctggtcggaccatgtcgaatggaatcttggaaccagtgggggcacgctgagtgtacccactgggtgtagtccctgagaccatggtcgactgctggcagtcgactaaggtctgaagaacctgtttttttggtagatcatgatgagaccatggctgactgctggcagttagctatagtgctatagttttaggatcataacctctttgtctctttCGGCCGACTAATCGGACCAAGTCggaagaaccagtgggggcacactaagtgcacccactgggtgtagtccccgagactactgttgaatatgttgattcgactgtagtcttagaaatgttacgattttctcttagtcactcggaagcaacctatctttgatgtctgtcgactgatccttcgcagaaatcttgcgagcttgtttctcgctatactgaattggaaaacaaacatatccagctcgaccttgacttgaagcttgttcaggagaactttcagaaggcgaaagATGAAGCAAAAGATACGACTGGTGAGGACTTGAtgactgtctttatctttctgcccactcttgattctgatctcattgtcatattgcagataaaatgaaggaggctttgaagaagaaggaccacgaccttgccgaggcgcagaaggcggctttggacaaaatgAAGCTTGCAAAAGAAAAattggcttcagtcggtaaacttgaagaggagaacgccaatctgaaagctgctctcgacgcggccaacaaggaagtcagccgtctgaagaatgataagatagctctgaatgacaaggctggTGAGCcggtggggaagaagaacgatctggaggcttatctgggagggcttcgccaagaagttattcatcatgcttgagggtaatctctcctaccCGACTGACTTGTAATCATCGACTCATCGTAGAACTGCTGGTTTATCTTTGAATTgtatttacagaattctgccaaaacttcgaggaggagaccagtcgagtggagacaagcttggaccccattaactctcttgtgaatgatgaagcttctatgaacgtgctccggctggagtctcgtgttgctggtgtggttgactaccttgctcgactgaaggttgtggTGTCACGAATTGATACGACACTCTGGCCAggagcgacgcttcaaaatgacctcaagtctctaatgactcgactgaatgaagttccaggtcgagtgcaagaatggaagaaatcttctgccaggtgcggctctgacgttgctctgtccctggtccatgttcactgcaaggatgcgcgagaggaaaagctagcgtccatcaaagttgccaataccaagaagcacgacttccaatctttcatggagaccttcatggttgctgccactcggattgctgatggaatcgacttggaccagtttgtcgcgccctcgagtcctccacctgaggagtaaaaaacttctatgcttcgccttaaatttgcctcggatgccaagtggttttgtaaccgataaacttttacaagcttgacgcctgagcacttttgaacccgtaggatgttatctgaacttggcttattgttgaatatgcttgcatttgccttcgagcaaactttgttcttcactcggaatatactttagtGCTTTAGACACAGCTCTAAGGTGGAAAATCCAGTCGACCCGCACCTCATcactcttgcaggtagggatggagcacagattgccGTCGACCtacgtccttgcggatcaggatggagcgcacgttgtattgtgtagctccgaaggagaaggcagcagtcgacctgcacctcatcgtccttgtggatcggaatggatttcatacttaggagagtactggactgcagctaagcccccgagtgggagggttgctctccactcggtagaatttttgaatacttaggcgagtactggactgcagctaagcccccgagtgggaggtttgctctccaatcggtaggattttcaaatacttaggcgagtactggactgcagctaagcccccgagtgggaggtttgcactccactcggtaggattttcaaatacttaggcgagtactggactgcagctaagcctccgagcagGAGNNNNNNNNNNNNNNNNNNNNNNNNNNNNNNNNNNNNNNNNNNNNNNNNNNNNNNNNNNNNNNNNNNNNNNNNNNNNNNNNNNNNNNNNNNNNNNNNNNNNNNNNNNNNNNNNNNNNNNNNNNNNNNNNNNNNNNNNNNNNNNNNNNNNNNNNNNNNNNNNNNNNNNNNNNNNNNNNNNNNNNNNNNNNNtcggtaggattttcaaatacttaggcgagtactgaactgcagctaagcccccgagtgggagggttgctctccactcggtaggattttcaaatacttaggcgagtactgaactacagctaagcccccgagtgggagggttgctctccactcggtaggattttcaaatacttaggcgagtactgaactgcagctaagcccccgagtgggagggttgctctccactcggtaggattttcaaatacttaggcaaaacggattcgcagctaaacctccgagtgagaggcttgcttgtcactcggtaggatttttagatacttaggcgaaacggattcacagctaagccacccactgggggatttctcacgaaaacaaaagcaacaacaatcactgggaaaattataacactcttgtctttgataaacaaactacagaggtactttttattacatctcatccgagtgagaacttaagtataaaaggggcggagcagctccgcattccaagctcgtggctcatcaatctggcgatcgacattgtaaagacggtacgctccattgtggagaactttggtgacgatgaaggggccttcccaagtaggagcgagcttgtgcggtttatgttgatccactcggaggaccaagtctccttcttggaaggctcgactcttcatgtttctggcatggaatcgacgcaagtcctgctgatagatagtcgatcggatcatagccatctctctttcttcttctagaaggtcgactacgtcctgccgggcttgttctgcttcatcttcagagtggaGCTCGACTCGggttgcattgtgaagcaggtcactcggcagaactgcttcagatccatagaccagaaagaatggagttcgcccagtcgaccgattaggagtggtcctcaatccccaaagaactgaaggaagttcattgacccacgcgcctgctgcgtgcttgagatcacacatcaatcggggttttagtcctttgagaattaggccatttgctctttctgcttgtccattcgactgggggtgagcgacggaagcgtagtcgacccgcgtgccttgagaagcgcaaaaggctctgaatttgtcggaattgaagtttgacccattatcagtgatgatgttgtgcggaactccatatatgaatatcaactctctgatgaagctgatagcagtgcaggcatcaagattcttgataggcttagcttcaatccacttagtgaacttgtcgactgccaccagtacatgggtgaagccgctcctaccagttcttagtggtccaaccatatctaatccccaaacagcgaagggccagacgagcggaatggtcttcaaggctaagGCGGGTttatgtgacatattggaatagaactgacatccttcacacttgtcgactatctccttcgccatttcatttgctcttggccagtaaaaccccgcttggtatgctttagccacaatggtccgagaggacgcatgatgaccacaggtccccaagtggatattgtcaagaattatctgaccttcttctggtgttatacattctTGACTGACACCAGTCGTgctttccctatacaactgtccctttatcatagtaaaggccttggatcgacgaacaatctgtcgagcctcttcttcattctctgggagctctttccttaggatatacgcgatgtacgacactgtccagtcgggagtgatgaccaaaacttccatgatcaggtcgaccacagctggaacttcgacttcagtcggatccgtggcactttttggctgcggggcttcttcggtgaaaggatcctcttgaactgatggtgtgtggatgtgttccaaaaacacattactgggaacggcttctctcttggaacctatttttgccaaatcatcagccgcttgatttttcagtcggggtatatgatgaagctctaacccctcaaatttcttctctagctttctcactgcattgcagtaaccagtcatggccggacttctgacgtcccactccttcatcacttggttaaccactaaatctgattcgccatagaccatgaggcgacggacgccgagtgaaatggccatacgcaacccatacaaaagtgcttcgtattctgcttccttattggaggaatcaaagtgaatctggagcacatatctgagcttatctcctcagggggACACCAACACTAccctagcaccggaaccattcagcatcttagaaccatcaaaggacATGGTCCATTGCTCCGAGTGaagttgagtcggcagttgctgctcaGTCCACTTGGTGATGAAatccgctattgcttgggacttgatggctttctttgcctcaaacttgatatctaggggacggagttcaatcgcccattttgccactcgaccgattgcatctctgttgtgcagagtctctgacaatggagcgtcactgacgactgtaatggaatggtcagagaagtaatgagcaaccttcttcgtggtcatataaatcccatatacaagcttctgataatgagggtatctttgctttgatggggtcaaaacttcagaaacataatatactgggcgctgaactttaaaggcttttccttcttcttcccgctcgaccgtaagtactgtactgacgacttgtcccgtggctgcaatgtaaagcagcaaaggctcttcgctgattggggcagcaagcaccggctaggtggagaacagggcttttagctctgcaaatgctgcatcagcttcaggagtccactcgaacttgtctgacttcttcattagtcggtaaagaggcaatgccttctcaccgagacaagagatgaatcgacttaaagcggccaagcaaccagtaagcttctggacatcgtacaCATGCACAagacgtttcattcggagtatagtaccaactttttctggattgacattgattcctcgttcggaaacgagaaaaccgagtaactttcctccaggaactccgaatgtgcactttgatggattaagcttgatatcatacctcctgaggttggcaaatgtttcagcaaggtcagtcagcaggtcggaaccttttcgtgacttgaccacaatatcgtccatgtatgcttccacattctgactgatttgagtgagcaaacacttctgaatcatcctcatgaacgtggctccagcattcttgaggccgaatggcatggtgacataacagaagcacccgaatggagtgatgaaagctgttttgatctcgtcagatccatacagacggatctgatggtaaccggaataggcgtctaaaaaagacaggcgctcacatcccgcggtcgagtcaactatttggtcgatgcgggggagaggaaaacgatctttcgggcaggcccgattgatatgtttgaagtcgatgcacatgcgaagtgacttgtccttcttggggaccatgacaacattggcgagccactcggagtggtaaatctctcggataaactccgctgctaagagccgagccacctcctcgccaatggcctttcttttctgaacggcggaccgtcgcagatgttctttgacaggtttcacttttgagttgactcgtagacgatgctcaaccagccccctgggaacacccagcatgtcagaaggcttccatgcgaagatgtcccagttctcacggaggaactggatgagtgcttcttcctatttggagtcgagtgttgtagagatatgagtcggagcagcactagggtcggtcaggtgaatgtgaatcggttttgtctcaccgtacgactgaaacgctgattccgtagcgggcttcttggctcgcaacaaatcactcgggtctgcagttttttggtattcctgcagctctaccactgccatctgagcatcggcgatctttgagcctttctgaaagcactcttccgccttcttccgattgccagtaatagtgatcacacctttgggaccaggcatcttcaatttgaggtacacataacatggtcgagccatgaaacatgcataagctggcctgcccaaaatagcatgataaacactctggaaatccacaacttcaaacgtcaacttttctttgcggtaattcttggaatcaccgaaaaccacatcaagagcaatttgtccgagtgactcagccttgtttccacgaatgactccatggaaactcacgttgctggtactgagtctggacatcggaatgcccatccctttcaacgtctctgcatatagtatatttaggccactgccaccatccatcaaaactttagtcagtcgagtgcctttgacgactgggtcgaccaccaaagcttgcctcccaggggtggctatgtgtgtcggatgatcggactggtcgaatgtgatggcagtctgagaccatttcagataactgggtgtcgccggagcaaccatattcacttctcggttgataactttcagtcaacttttgctttcaacataagcaaaaatcattagggtggaattgacatg
This window encodes:
- the LOC119293346 gene encoding uncharacterized protein LOC119293346, which produces MRMAIPTISGATTSETSAKNEDQEMEDAATSNLVPPHVIDLPDDDDEAPLRPRRNRKVPAGKTTQTASVPETLVQDGGNITQNSVSFAVPLTSARPSSSTADPPSPFATHHVLEDQAGAAKEAIRQAGIMMEQVKVIREARQVAYDASSALQSNVQPHSHHQGLSVAMQHASITWPLAS